The Oleidesulfovibrio alaskensis DSM 16109 genome has a segment encoding these proteins:
- a CDS encoding class I SAM-dependent methyltransferase, giving the protein MSNEFDSDRYSTYWAEEWLDVKQYSPIGRHTRRKIMQLLARCPAPDTFADFGSGEGSLLSMVHAKYPAARLFGCDFASESVRRCRQRLPQAEIVLKDLTDPEPPFAGRVSVGVCSEVLEHIEDDARALHNLGTWAEHIIITVPGGELDESSRAVGHLRHYTKDSLRGLARRAGLEVLHLEEWGFPFSYPWYARVRNKAGYGMMVGRYSMRKKLLCHALYLLFFGNDLFSSGNKLFMLCRGSKA; this is encoded by the coding sequence ATGTCGAACGAATTTGATTCAGACCGTTATTCCACATACTGGGCCGAGGAATGGCTCGATGTGAAGCAGTACTCGCCTATCGGGCGGCATACCCGTCGCAAGATAATGCAGCTTCTTGCCAGATGTCCCGCTCCCGACACGTTCGCCGACTTCGGTTCCGGCGAGGGCAGTCTGTTGTCCATGGTGCACGCCAAATACCCTGCTGCACGGCTTTTCGGGTGCGACTTTGCCTCAGAATCCGTCAGACGCTGCCGGCAGCGTCTGCCTCAGGCAGAGATCGTGCTTAAAGACCTGACAGACCCGGAGCCACCGTTTGCCGGGCGTGTCTCTGTGGGCGTGTGTTCAGAAGTGCTTGAGCATATTGAAGATGATGCCCGTGCGCTGCACAACCTGGGCACATGGGCCGAGCATATTATCATCACCGTGCCCGGTGGAGAGCTGGATGAGTCATCGCGGGCTGTCGGGCATCTGCGGCATTATACCAAAGACTCTCTGCGGGGGCTTGCACGCCGCGCAGGGCTTGAGGTGCTCCACCTGGAAGAATGGGGATTCCCCTTCAGCTACCCGTGGTACGCACGGGTCAGAAACAAGGCCGGTTACGGGATGATGGTCGGCAGATACAGCATGCGCAAAAAACTGCTCTGCCATGCGTTGTATCTTCTCTTTTTCGGCAATGACCTTTTTTCTTCGGGCAACAAGCTGTTCATGCTGTGCCGCGGCAGTAAAGCGTAA
- a CDS encoding lysylphosphatidylglycerol synthase transmembrane domain-containing protein encodes MSDRKKWLVLLQIAVTAGLLAWVFAGTDWQPLAALFKTIDPALMLAVFVLINICYLLQGCRLFLLLPKENPGDGSVRCRVTFFPYLYHFWRSTFHDIYVPGKLGGDIARFVYLRRMGLESSRLVVPFLAFRLQGLALLCYAALFILAEAVFSFNAWWLAAAALAVVLCCRYVAGKLLMLPGVLRFCARFPVLDAVVHSTRALLSDPVRLVLTSLIYIIFLAVTVLIYGLAAQAMNIVLPPDKLLTGVPVLMFAAMVPVTIQGRGLTEFLAVAIWGGTISNEQIVATCLCIFGCTLAMQLLAGLFWGGNALHSRGSAPS; translated from the coding sequence ATGAGTGATCGCAAAAAATGGCTGGTGCTGCTTCAGATTGCCGTGACAGCCGGGTTGCTGGCCTGGGTTTTTGCCGGTACTGACTGGCAGCCGCTGGCTGCATTGTTTAAAACCATTGATCCGGCACTGATGCTGGCCGTTTTTGTGCTGATCAACATCTGCTATCTGCTGCAGGGATGCAGACTGTTTCTGCTTCTGCCCAAAGAAAATCCCGGCGACGGGTCTGTCCGCTGCCGGGTCACTTTTTTTCCTTATCTGTATCACTTCTGGCGATCGACCTTTCACGATATTTACGTGCCGGGAAAGCTGGGCGGAGATATTGCACGCTTTGTCTATCTCCGGCGCATGGGGCTTGAAAGTTCGCGTCTGGTAGTGCCTTTTCTGGCCTTCCGGCTGCAGGGGCTGGCACTTTTGTGTTATGCCGCCCTGTTTATACTCGCCGAAGCTGTTTTTTCGTTTAACGCATGGTGGCTTGCGGCGGCAGCGCTGGCAGTTGTGCTTTGCTGCCGGTACGTTGCCGGTAAGCTGCTGATGCTGCCCGGCGTACTGCGTTTCTGTGCCCGCTTTCCTGTGCTGGATGCCGTGGTGCACAGTACCCGCGCTCTTTTGAGCGATCCTGTACGACTTGTGCTTACGTCGCTTATCTATATTATTTTTCTTGCCGTCACAGTGCTGATATACGGACTTGCGGCGCAGGCCATGAATATCGTTCTGCCGCCGGACAAGCTGCTTACAGGAGTGCCGGTACTCATGTTTGCGGCTATGGTGCCGGTAACCATACAAGGGCGGGGGCTGACGGAATTTCTGGCCGTGGCCATATGGGGCGGCACCATATCAAATGAACAGATAGTGGCCACATGCCTGTGCATCTTTGGCTGCACTCTTGCCATGCAGCTTTTGGCGGGCCTTTTCTGGGGGGGTAATGCCCTGCACAGCCGCGGATCTGCACCTTCTTAG
- the phnF gene encoding phosphonate metabolism transcriptional regulator PhnF codes for MTHDTVPVAHRELERGNGVALWRQIQAVLEHDLRSGYVAAGEKLPTERQLAQRFGVNRHTVRQALAELARKELIVVEQGRGAFARRDKLDYALARRVRFSENLLRQSRIPSERLLGSDKVQAGRRAAEALQVLPATMLLRLRTVGNADGRPLCCTTHYFPYGRFAGFAAVYGQLHSVTAAFRALGVADYVRTSTRITSRMPDAAEVRALGLARQTPVLVVESVNADGAGTPVEYGVCVWAADRIQFVIDAAESVCGGTGG; via the coding sequence ATGACGCATGACACGGTACCTGTTGCGCATCGGGAACTGGAACGGGGAAACGGAGTGGCGCTGTGGCGCCAGATTCAGGCTGTGCTGGAGCATGACCTGCGCAGCGGATATGTGGCTGCAGGTGAAAAACTGCCCACGGAGCGGCAGCTGGCACAGCGTTTCGGCGTAAACCGTCATACCGTGAGGCAGGCGCTGGCTGAACTTGCCCGTAAGGAGCTTATCGTTGTGGAACAGGGACGCGGCGCGTTCGCCCGCAGGGACAAGCTTGATTACGCGCTTGCGCGGCGGGTCCGCTTCAGCGAAAACCTGCTGCGGCAGAGCCGTATTCCCAGTGAGCGGCTGCTGGGCAGCGACAAAGTGCAGGCCGGGCGCAGGGCGGCGGAAGCGCTGCAGGTGCTGCCCGCCACGATGCTGCTGCGGCTGCGCACCGTGGGTAATGCCGACGGCCGCCCCCTGTGCTGCACCACGCACTATTTTCCGTACGGGCGGTTTGCGGGTTTTGCCGCTGTCTACGGACAGCTGCATTCCGTCACTGCTGCATTCCGGGCGCTGGGGGTGGCTGATTATGTACGCACCTCCACCCGCATCACGTCCAGAATGCCCGATGCCGCAGAGGTCCGGGCGCTGGGGCTGGCGCGGCAGACTCCGGTGCTGGTGGTGGAATCGGTCAATGCCGACGGCGCCGGTACTCCCGTGGAATACGGGGTGTGCGTCTGGGCGGCCGACCGCATCCAGTTTGTCATCGATGCCGCGGAAAGCGTCTGCGGCGGTACAGGCGGCTGA
- the phnE gene encoding phosphonate ABC transporter, permease protein PhnE: MSELTLEQLTPRKTLTQRVLLGLMSLTVAAVLAVTYVWCGIDPVKLYEKRNNAVEYLFGHSISDADRTAAMEQARRLPAIIIHQEAMDEVRKEMAAKGSADFTEMTGRGNELAEKRLAAMDPAAFDAIVQEEYERVLDEKRGGFFPPEMRTGPLMQYSRALIETIAIAIWGTLLAFVAAIPASMLAARNTLCLILPGSSPARKKLRRSIQFAMRRLLDFCRGFNEFVMALIFVAVIGLGPYAGVLALAIHSFGILSKVFSEGIEAIEPGQVEAVEASGASSVQTIVFSVLPQMMPLIVSYSLLRFETNVRSATILGFVGAGGIGFLIFDKLNGYLYREVSTMMILVILMVTVIDYMCGIIRSRFV; this comes from the coding sequence ATGTCAGAACTGACCCTCGAACAGCTCACCCCGAGAAAGACCCTCACCCAGAGGGTCCTTCTCGGACTCATGAGCCTCACTGTAGCAGCAGTCCTTGCCGTAACGTACGTGTGGTGCGGCATCGACCCCGTCAAACTGTACGAAAAACGCAACAACGCCGTGGAATACCTGTTCGGGCACAGCATTTCAGATGCCGACAGAACGGCTGCCATGGAACAGGCACGCAGGCTGCCCGCCATCATCATCCATCAGGAAGCCATGGACGAAGTGCGCAAAGAAATGGCTGCCAAAGGCTCCGCGGACTTTACGGAAATGACCGGACGCGGCAACGAACTGGCCGAAAAAAGGCTGGCCGCGATGGACCCTGCGGCATTCGACGCCATAGTGCAGGAAGAATACGAACGGGTGCTGGATGAAAAGCGCGGCGGTTTCTTTCCTCCGGAAATGCGTACCGGCCCCCTGATGCAGTACAGCCGCGCCCTGATTGAAACCATTGCCATAGCCATATGGGGCACGCTGCTGGCTTTTGTGGCAGCCATTCCCGCATCCATGCTGGCGGCACGCAACACGCTGTGTCTTATTCTGCCGGGCAGCTCGCCCGCCCGCAAAAAGCTGCGCCGCAGCATCCAGTTTGCCATGCGGCGGCTGCTCGACTTCTGCCGCGGATTCAATGAATTCGTCATGGCCCTCATTTTCGTGGCAGTCATCGGTCTGGGGCCTTATGCCGGGGTGCTGGCCCTTGCCATCCACTCGTTCGGCATTCTCAGCAAGGTGTTCAGCGAAGGTATCGAAGCCATCGAACCCGGTCAGGTGGAAGCCGTGGAAGCCAGCGGCGCCAGCTCGGTACAGACCATTGTCTTTTCCGTGCTGCCGCAGATGATGCCGCTCATTGTCAGCTACAGCCTGCTGCGCTTTGAAACCAACGTGCGCAGCGCCACCATTCTGGGATTTGTGGGTGCCGGCGGCATAGGCTTTCTGATTTTCGACAAGCTGAACGGCTACCTGTACCGCGAAGTAAGCACCATGATGATTCTGGTCATCCTCATGGTCACCGTCATCGATTACATGTGCGGCATCATCCGCAGCAGGTTTGTATAA
- the phnD gene encoding phosphonate ABC transporter substrate-binding protein, with product MFRRCIVGIVTAVMLVSMVIPAMAASTPENWPAKIRVGFIPTEGNADIKKRFAPLTEHLRNILGIEVEAFSASDYAGIITAMAHQHIDFAYFGPKSYVEASEKAGAQALVMELNKEKQPGYTGIIIVRKDSDMMQLDDIKGRVFAFTDPNSTSGYLVPNVLFARDLKVKPEDYFKQVKFSGSHGASILAVKNKAIEAAATNNIDLDRMIEKGQVAADDFRILWRSELIPGAPMAARRDLPQSLKAAFTGAMLMFNADKAGLEKLQNGGYQYTDDSTYDIIRYLKRLKNELAAK from the coding sequence ATGTTCCGACGTTGTATCGTAGGCATTGTGACTGCAGTCATGCTGGTTTCCATGGTCATTCCCGCCATGGCCGCCTCCACCCCCGAAAACTGGCCCGCAAAAATCCGCGTGGGCTTCATACCCACCGAGGGCAACGCCGACATAAAAAAAAGGTTTGCCCCTCTTACCGAGCACCTCCGCAACATTCTGGGCATCGAGGTGGAAGCCTTCAGCGCTTCCGACTATGCGGGCATCATCACCGCCATGGCCCACCAGCACATCGATTTCGCGTACTTCGGACCCAAAAGCTATGTGGAAGCATCGGAAAAGGCAGGCGCACAGGCGCTGGTGATGGAACTGAACAAGGAAAAGCAGCCCGGATACACCGGCATCATCATCGTGCGCAAAGATTCCGACATGATGCAGCTTGACGACATCAAGGGACGCGTTTTCGCCTTCACCGATCCCAATTCCACGTCGGGATACCTTGTGCCCAACGTGCTTTTTGCCCGCGACCTGAAAGTGAAACCCGAAGACTACTTCAAGCAGGTCAAGTTTTCCGGATCACACGGTGCGTCCATTCTGGCAGTGAAAAACAAGGCCATCGAAGCTGCGGCCACCAACAACATCGACCTCGACCGCATGATTGAAAAAGGACAGGTGGCCGCCGACGACTTCCGCATTCTGTGGCGGTCCGAGCTGATTCCCGGTGCCCCCATGGCCGCCAGACGCGACCTGCCCCAGAGCCTGAAAGCAGCGTTCACCGGCGCCATGCTCATGTTCAACGCCGACAAAGCCGGACTCGAAAAACTGCAGAACGGCGGATACCAGTACACCGACGACAGCACCTACGACATCATCCGCTACCTGAAGCGCCTGAAAAACGAACTGGCAGCCAAATAG
- the phnC gene encoding phosphonate ABC transporter ATP-binding protein produces MHNTTRPAARLPVPAIRAHQLNKIYPNGTRAVSDVSLTVHTNEFVSVIGSSGAGKSSLLRCINRLIRPTSGTLELFGEDITKISGRHIRQVRGKVGMIFQQFNLVRRLSVLENVLVSRLRFNSSFIGHCCTLVRHFSRNEKEFAFECLQQVGIEHLAFQRADTLSGGQQQRVAIARALAQEPEIFLADEPIASLDPHSAEVVMDTLMQIHETRHIPVLVNLHHIDFATRYGKRIVGMRKGKIIHDVPPSCLTDDLITDIYGARINEAFGELAACA; encoded by the coding sequence ATGCACAACACAACCAGACCTGCCGCCCGGCTGCCGGTACCGGCCATCAGAGCACACCAGCTGAACAAAATATACCCCAACGGCACCCGGGCCGTCTCCGATGTGTCGCTGACGGTGCACACCAACGAATTCGTCTCGGTCATCGGCTCTTCCGGTGCCGGAAAGTCCTCGCTGCTGCGCTGCATAAACAGACTCATACGCCCCACCAGCGGCACGCTGGAACTCTTCGGCGAAGACATAACCAAAATCTCGGGCCGTCACATACGTCAGGTTCGCGGCAAGGTGGGCATGATCTTCCAGCAATTCAATCTGGTGCGCCGCCTTTCGGTGCTGGAAAACGTGCTGGTCAGCCGGCTGCGTTTCAACAGCTCGTTCATCGGCCACTGCTGCACGCTGGTACGCCACTTCAGCCGTAACGAAAAAGAATTCGCCTTTGAATGTCTGCAGCAGGTGGGCATTGAGCATCTTGCGTTTCAGCGCGCCGACACACTTTCCGGCGGGCAGCAGCAGCGCGTGGCCATAGCGCGGGCGCTGGCGCAGGAACCTGAAATCTTTCTGGCTGACGAACCCATAGCCAGTCTGGACCCGCACAGTGCGGAGGTGGTTATGGACACGCTGATGCAGATTCATGAAACACGGCACATACCCGTGCTGGTCAACCTGCACCACATCGACTTTGCCACACGGTACGGCAAACGCATCGTGGGCATGCGCAAAGGAAAAATCATACACGATGTCCCGCCATCCTGCCTTACCGACGACCTGATTACCGATATCTACGGCGCGCGCATCAACGAAGCCTTCGGAGAACTGGCCGCCTGTGCGTAG
- the asnB gene encoding asparagine synthase (glutamine-hydrolyzing), whose protein sequence is MCGIAGYCGACGVADTTEKERAGRLEALLAGIVHRGPDDAGITCAHNVAIGMRRLSIIDLAGGHQPMLSGDGRYALVFNGEIYNFRELRSELAEAGYSFATDSDSEVLLKGYMAWGRGVLDRLDGMFAFAVHDRHAGTVFLARDHLGIKPLYYIHLGGVFAFCSEPAPLLELPQVRRRLDHDALAAFLSFKYVPAPDTFIKDIKKLAAGHTLEYSPRGDMLRTERYWQLQGREGSSDAGELAERLTRAVDSQMVSDVPLGVFLSGGIDSGLLTWAAAGQGGEHFTGGYTVAFDETGRKKGLCAGGSFDESRLAALSAAHLGVPLSSTTLASPAQATLDDWIRRFQEPFANTSIPANFLLCQWVARHVKVALNGSGADELFGGYDRYYAVHPPAALRALHCAAPLLRRVADMLPVGGGKNSLVHRARRYLAGCALAPAQKHAGSIRLFTDTQLAAIAPGVVPATFVQDAFAGAPQGSLLYKATWTDMQTMLPDDYLTLVDRTSMAASLEVRVPFLARDFVQYAFSLPPAAKIAGWKKKTALRALAAKHLPEDIARQPKMGFESPVGRWFRDGLGEALCRQLAQSPLQNIISVRGVQALAQSHSAGQVDAAKPLLALYTLVRWMDMYRVEL, encoded by the coding sequence ATGTGCGGAATAGCAGGATATTGCGGCGCCTGTGGCGTTGCTGACACCACAGAAAAGGAACGTGCCGGACGTCTTGAGGCGCTGCTGGCCGGTATTGTCCATCGCGGTCCCGATGATGCGGGCATTACCTGTGCGCATAATGTGGCCATAGGCATGCGGCGGCTTTCCATCATCGACCTTGCTGGCGGGCATCAGCCCATGTTGTCCGGAGACGGCCGCTATGCGCTGGTGTTCAACGGCGAAATATACAACTTCAGAGAACTGCGCAGCGAACTGGCGGAGGCGGGATACTCATTCGCCACGGACAGTGACAGCGAAGTACTGCTCAAGGGGTATATGGCGTGGGGCAGGGGGGTTCTTGACCGGCTTGACGGCATGTTCGCCTTTGCCGTGCATGACAGACATGCCGGTACAGTGTTTCTGGCGCGTGATCATCTGGGTATCAAGCCGCTGTATTACATCCATTTGGGCGGGGTGTTTGCTTTCTGTTCCGAACCTGCTCCGCTTCTGGAACTGCCGCAGGTCCGCCGCAGGCTTGACCACGACGCGCTGGCAGCGTTTCTGAGCTTTAAGTATGTGCCCGCACCGGATACGTTTATCAAGGATATCAAAAAGCTCGCAGCAGGCCACACGCTTGAGTATTCGCCGCGCGGCGACATGTTGCGCACGGAGCGTTACTGGCAGCTGCAGGGCCGCGAAGGCAGCAGTGATGCGGGTGAACTGGCTGAAAGACTGACCCGTGCGGTTGACAGCCAGATGGTCAGCGATGTGCCGCTGGGGGTTTTTCTGAGCGGCGGCATAGACAGCGGGCTGCTGACATGGGCCGCCGCAGGGCAGGGCGGAGAACATTTCACGGGCGGCTATACCGTAGCCTTTGACGAGACAGGCCGTAAAAAAGGCCTGTGCGCGGGCGGTTCATTTGATGAAAGCCGTCTGGCCGCCCTGAGTGCCGCGCATCTGGGTGTGCCTCTTTCCAGCACTACGCTTGCAAGTCCGGCACAGGCGACACTGGATGACTGGATACGGCGGTTTCAGGAGCCGTTTGCCAATACCAGCATACCGGCCAATTTTTTGCTGTGCCAGTGGGTTGCCCGGCACGTCAAAGTCGCCCTGAACGGTTCAGGTGCCGATGAGCTTTTCGGCGGGTATGACAGGTACTACGCCGTGCATCCTCCGGCAGCCCTGCGCGCCCTGCACTGTGCGGCGCCGCTGCTGCGGCGTGTGGCGGACATGCTGCCGGTAGGGGGCGGAAAGAACTCTCTGGTGCACCGTGCCAGACGCTATCTGGCAGGCTGTGCACTTGCCCCCGCGCAAAAACATGCCGGCAGCATCAGACTGTTTACCGATACCCAGCTTGCAGCCATTGCTCCCGGTGTTGTGCCGGCGACTTTTGTACAGGATGCTTTTGCCGGTGCGCCTCAGGGCAGCCTGCTGTACAAGGCCACATGGACAGATATGCAGACCATGCTGCCGGACGACTATCTGACTCTGGTGGACAGAACCAGCATGGCGGCTTCGCTGGAAGTACGTGTACCGTTTCTTGCCAGGGATTTTGTGCAGTACGCCTTTTCATTGCCGCCGGCCGCAAAGATTGCGGGGTGGAAAAAGAAAACCGCCCTGCGTGCGCTTGCCGCAAAGCACCTGCCCGAAGACATTGCACGCCAGCCTAAAATGGGGTTTGAATCGCCGGTGGGCCGGTGGTTCCGTGACGGGCTGGGTGAGGCACTGTGCCGGCAGCTGGCGCAAAGCCCGCTGCAGAATATTATATCGGTACGGGGGGTGCAGGCGCTGGCACAAAGCCACAGCGCCGGTCAGGTGGACGCAGCCAAGCCGCTTCTGGCTTTGTACACCCTTGTGCGCTGGATGGATATGTACAGGGTGGAACTTTAG
- a CDS encoding YhdT family protein produces MKTRKDRRFTQANKEAGFALGAYALYFIWWYVCAYGLGDSDPEQYGYVMGLPEWFFYSCIVGYPLITLLLWGIVRLFFREVPLDDGQDSTAQAAGTAGDTAYGAGGGAGAVADKDGGQQ; encoded by the coding sequence ATGAAAACGCGCAAGGACCGCCGGTTCACACAGGCCAACAAAGAGGCCGGTTTTGCTCTGGGGGCGTATGCTTTGTATTTTATCTGGTGGTATGTCTGTGCCTACGGGCTGGGTGACAGCGACCCGGAGCAGTACGGTTATGTGATGGGACTGCCGGAATGGTTTTTTTACAGTTGCATTGTGGGGTACCCGCTTATCACGCTGTTGCTGTGGGGTATTGTGAGGTTGTTTTTTCGCGAGGTGCCGCTGGATGACGGTCAGGACAGCACCGCACAGGCTGCCGGAACTGCCGGGGACACGGCGTATGGTGCCGGCGGCGGGGCGGGTGCTGTTGCAGACAAGGACGGTGGACAGCAATGA
- a CDS encoding glycosyltransferase family 2 protein encodes MSNITIIIPSYNDASGLRQSLPPLINKAKENAWEIIVVNDCSTDDTVAALQEFDSAVTVITNEVNMGYGASIKRGILAAKTEWVASMDADGQHRIADLEAMAARLEDDDVDALIGKRDKSSHVPFVRMPGKWVLAHAANFITGRKIPDINCGLRILRRRFMLSLLSLTSDGFSFSTSTLVCLLQLGCRVQFVSVTVDERIGKSTVKQVRDGFYTLMLILRLITLFKPLRVFLPLSLILFAATFINQMYVFATQGLDITTATVVGGLGGLFIFCMALLADQISGLRRDLLLRDIKMEQLSCK; translated from the coding sequence ATGAGCAACATAACCATTATTATTCCTTCATATAACGATGCTTCCGGCTTACGCCAGTCCCTGCCGCCGCTTATCAACAAAGCCAAAGAAAACGCATGGGAAATCATCGTTGTCAACGACTGCTCGACTGACGATACTGTGGCTGCCCTGCAGGAATTCGACTCCGCGGTCACCGTCATCACCAACGAGGTGAACATGGGATACGGCGCGTCCATCAAGCGTGGTATTCTGGCGGCAAAGACCGAGTGGGTTGCCTCCATGGATGCTGACGGACAGCACCGCATTGCAGATCTGGAAGCCATGGCGGCCAGGCTGGAAGACGACGACGTGGACGCGCTTATCGGCAAGCGGGACAAAAGTTCTCATGTGCCTTTTGTCAGAATGCCCGGCAAATGGGTACTGGCGCACGCTGCAAACTTCATCACAGGCAGAAAAATTCCGGATATCAACTGCGGCCTGCGCATACTCCGCCGCAGATTCATGCTCAGCCTGCTGTCGCTCACATCCGACGGTTTTTCGTTTTCCACAAGCACTCTTGTCTGTCTGCTGCAGTTGGGCTGCCGTGTGCAGTTCGTTTCTGTAACAGTTGATGAGCGCATCGGAAAAAGCACCGTGAAGCAGGTCAGAGACGGTTTTTACACGCTCATGCTCATCCTGCGGCTGATCACTCTTTTCAAACCGTTGCGTGTATTTCTGCCGCTCAGTCTTATACTGTTCGCTGCCACGTTCATCAACCAGATGTACGTTTTTGCCACACAAGGGCTGGATATAACCACCGCCACAGTGGTGGGCGGTCTGGGCGGTCTGTTCATTTTCTGCATGGCCCTGCTCGCGGATCAGATTTCAGGGCTGCGCAGAGACCTGCTGCTGCGTGACATAAAAATGGAGCAGCTTTCCTGCAAATAG
- the panF gene encoding sodium/pantothenate symporter: MSAPLMTAIPVVLYLAFSFAVALWARRKADSQATSQGVLEEYYIGGRTMGGFVLAMTIIASYTSASSFVGGPGVAYRLGLSWVLLAMIQVPTTFLTLGVLGKRFAIVARRTGSVTLTDYLRARYASNTVVNLCSLALLVFFMAAMLAQFIGGARLFQAVTGYPYVVGLALFGITVVLYTSVGGFRAVVVTDAVQGIVMVIAVVVVLLAVVDAGGGMAQCVATLKAIDPGLITPSGPDNAVPKPFILSFWVLVGLGVIGLPQTAQRCMGYKDARAMHNAMVIGTLLIGFMILCAHLAGTLGRAVRPDLPAGDLAIPTLIVDLLPPFWAGVFIAGPLAAIMSTVDSMLLLASAAIVKDLYVHYRLQGDASRLKPVTMKKMSLASTGVIGVLVFLAAVEPPDLLVWINLFAFGGLEAVFLWPIVLGLYWKKANAAGAVASIVTGVSVFISLTLLKPDMGGIHAIVPTTLAALAAFIAGACCGRAPDSRVVSVFWDER; this comes from the coding sequence ATGAGCGCTCCGCTGATGACTGCCATTCCTGTTGTGCTGTACCTTGCCTTTTCGTTCGCGGTGGCGTTGTGGGCGCGGCGCAAGGCTGATTCGCAGGCCACATCACAGGGTGTTCTTGAGGAATATTATATCGGCGGACGCACCATGGGCGGCTTTGTGCTGGCCATGACCATCATCGCCAGCTACACCAGCGCCAGCAGCTTTGTGGGCGGGCCGGGAGTTGCCTACCGGCTGGGGCTCAGCTGGGTGCTGCTGGCCATGATTCAGGTGCCCACAACCTTTCTGACACTGGGTGTGCTGGGCAAGCGCTTTGCCATTGTGGCGCGCAGAACCGGTTCCGTGACACTGACGGATTATCTGCGGGCACGATATGCCAGCAATACAGTGGTCAATCTGTGTTCGCTGGCGCTGCTTGTTTTTTTCATGGCAGCCATGCTGGCTCAGTTCATCGGCGGGGCGCGGCTGTTTCAGGCTGTTACGGGGTATCCGTATGTGGTCGGGCTGGCGCTGTTCGGCATAACGGTGGTGCTGTACACTTCGGTGGGTGGCTTTCGTGCCGTGGTGGTTACTGATGCCGTGCAGGGCATAGTAATGGTGATTGCCGTGGTTGTGGTGCTGCTGGCCGTGGTGGACGCAGGCGGAGGCATGGCACAGTGCGTGGCCACGCTCAAGGCTATCGATCCCGGTCTGATTACCCCTTCGGGGCCTGATAATGCGGTGCCCAAACCGTTTATTCTTTCTTTCTGGGTTCTTGTCGGCCTTGGTGTTATCGGCCTGCCGCAGACGGCGCAGCGTTGCATGGGATACAAGGACGCGCGCGCCATGCACAACGCCATGGTCATCGGGACGCTGCTCATCGGCTTCATGATTCTGTGCGCCCATCTGGCAGGCACGCTGGGACGCGCCGTGCGGCCGGACCTGCCTGCGGGTGACCTTGCCATTCCCACGCTTATTGTCGACCTGCTGCCGCCTTTCTGGGCAGGGGTGTTTATTGCCGGACCGCTGGCCGCCATCATGTCCACGGTGGATTCCATGCTGCTGCTGGCTTCCGCCGCCATCGTCAAGGATCTGTATGTGCACTACCGGCTGCAGGGCGATGCTTCAAGGCTGAAACCGGTCACGATGAAAAAGATGAGTCTTGCCAGCACCGGTGTCATCGGTGTGCTGGTTTTTCTGGCGGCCGTGGAACCGCCCGACCTGCTGGTCTGGATCAACCTGTTCGCATTCGGCGGGCTGGAGGCCGTTTTCCTGTGGCCCATTGTGCTGGGGCTGTACTGGAAAAAAGCCAACGCCGCCGGAGCCGTGGCTTCCATTGTAACCGGTGTGTCCGTTTTTATCAGTCTTACGCTGCTCAAACCGGACATGGGCGGTATTCATGCCATTGTTCCCACCACACTGGCGGCGCTGGCGGCATTCATAGCAGGGGCCTGTTGCGGGCGTGCTCCCGACAGCCGGGTGGTTTCCGTGTTCTGGGACGAGCGCTGA